The following proteins are co-located in the Solanum pennellii chromosome 1, SPENNV200 genome:
- the LOC107022811 gene encoding uncharacterized protein LOC107022811, giving the protein MRSFVTGVPEDLEEEYRAAMLHDNMDLDRLIVDAQQVEESHHRKRGLEGNKPRTSDQAGSSTGRSSFGVQDRAKLRKGHSNSGSNACYGREKSWHMIRDCPYVNNQAKADNQSRPKPTTSTDPPKRNKFYAFKGREELEKLAYLVTGTLHVFSFSVYALLDP; this is encoded by the exons ATGAGAAGTTTTGTGACTGGTGTACCGGAGGATCTGGAGGAGGAATATCGGGCAGCTATgttgcatgataacatggaccttgaTAGGTTGATTGTAGATGCACAACAGGTGGAGGAGAGTCATCACAGGAAGAGAGGCCTAGAAGGAAATAAGCCTAGGACCTCCGATCAGGCTGGTTCTAGTACTGGTAGGAGTTCGTTTGGAGTCCAGGATAGGGCCAAGCTCAGGAAAGGGCACTCGAACTCAG GTTCTAATGCCTGCTATGGGCGCGAAAAGAGTTGGCATATGATCAGGGACTGCCCATATGTGAATAATCAGGCCAAGGCAGATAATCAGTCTCGGCCTAAGCCTACTACTTCAACCGATCCTCCCAAGAGGAACAAGTTCTATGCTTTCAAAGGTAGAGAGGAGCTGGAGAAGTTAGCATATTTGGTCACCGGTACCTTGcatgtcttttctttttccgtgtatgcattgttagatccatgA